In Amycolatopsis methanolica 239, a single genomic region encodes these proteins:
- a CDS encoding PucR family transcriptional regulator, producing MVSVRSVVDRVGPTLLHAVQLPDPCPAVADVVIAEPGSPAQLAAGDLVLGVATGDTDAAVELVRHSAAAGAAAVLLKPPVARKPPVRRAAKAAGIALIEVRAATAWAQLVWLLRTVLDAAAEEPESLEGDPASADLFRLADAVAAVVDAPVTIEDTNSRVLAYSARQDITDPARVSTIMGRRIPDDVLAKFRSRGVFRELSRGRQTIFVPAQRDGTLPRLIVPIRMGGELLGSMWAVVRGPVSDERAAAFADTAPVVALHLLRRRAHADAQRRASAELLRAVLEGKAGPRAAIAELELTDEPHRVVVVDTPGDDEGLRLALMERMSLGIGRRPIATELGGLLYTVVPDGADWPSLADPSRGAPRVAAGSAVKIGELPRSRAEAEETLSLLRAGVIEGPSGSFDGLWTALALHRTASAAAAAGVAELGPLEQLREYDRINGTGYVDTLYEWLRHPGDPRSAAQALRIHPNTFRYRMRRVLELVPLDLNDPDVRLALLVQLVAVRWS from the coding sequence GCGACCTGGTCCTCGGCGTCGCCACCGGCGACACCGACGCGGCGGTCGAGCTCGTCCGGCACAGCGCCGCGGCCGGCGCCGCCGCGGTGCTGCTCAAACCACCGGTCGCGCGGAAGCCGCCGGTCCGGCGGGCGGCGAAGGCGGCGGGCATCGCCCTCATCGAGGTTCGCGCCGCGACCGCGTGGGCCCAGCTGGTGTGGTTGCTCCGCACCGTGCTGGACGCCGCCGCCGAGGAACCCGAGTCGCTGGAGGGGGATCCGGCCTCGGCGGACCTGTTCCGGCTCGCGGACGCCGTGGCGGCGGTCGTCGACGCTCCGGTGACGATCGAGGACACCAACTCCCGGGTGCTGGCCTACTCGGCGCGGCAGGACATCACCGACCCGGCGCGCGTGTCGACGATCATGGGCCGCCGCATCCCCGACGACGTCCTCGCGAAGTTCCGCTCGCGCGGCGTGTTCCGCGAACTGTCCCGCGGCAGGCAGACGATTTTCGTTCCGGCGCAACGGGACGGCACGCTGCCGCGGCTCATCGTGCCGATCCGGATGGGCGGCGAACTGCTCGGCTCGATGTGGGCGGTCGTGCGCGGGCCGGTGTCCGACGAGCGCGCCGCCGCGTTCGCCGACACCGCGCCGGTCGTCGCGCTGCACCTCCTCCGGCGCCGGGCCCACGCCGACGCCCAGCGGCGCGCGTCGGCCGAACTGCTGCGTGCCGTGCTGGAGGGAAAAGCCGGCCCGCGCGCCGCGATCGCCGAACTGGAGCTGACCGACGAGCCGCACCGGGTGGTCGTCGTCGACACCCCCGGCGACGACGAAGGCCTGCGGCTCGCCCTGATGGAACGGATGTCGCTGGGCATCGGGCGCCGTCCGATCGCGACAGAACTCGGCGGGCTGCTCTACACGGTCGTGCCGGACGGCGCGGACTGGCCGTCGCTGGCCGACCCGTCCCGCGGCGCGCCACGGGTCGCGGCGGGCAGCGCGGTCAAGATCGGCGAGCTGCCGCGGTCACGCGCCGAGGCGGAGGAGACGCTGAGCCTGCTGCGCGCCGGGGTGATCGAGGGGCCGTCCGGCAGCTTCGACGGCCTGTGGACGGCGCTCGCGCTGCACCGCACGGCTTCGGCGGCGGCCGCGGCGGGCGTCGCCGAACTCGGGCCGCTCGAACAGCTCCGCGAGTACGACCGGATCAACGGCACGGGCTACGTCGACACGCTGTACGAGTGGTTGCGCCACCCCGGGGACCCGCGGTCGGCGGCGCAGGCGCTACGGATCCACCCCAACACGTTCCGGTACCGCATGCGGCGCGTGCTCGAACTCGTCCCGCTCGACCTGAACGACCCGGACGTCCGGTTAGCATTGCTGGTCCAGCTCGTCGCCGTGCGCTGGTCGTAG
- a CDS encoding MOSC domain-containing protein codes for MFEGTVAGLHRWPVKSLRGEEVRAARFDGRGMAGDRAHALVDGREKRRGKVLTVRQNPPMLTWGAEYGGDVIDPPKPPILHAPDGRSWSWDEPGLVDALAGSFGMPVELRAADGQQDRGPTVLVTFEASLVALAAELGRPVELHRFRPNIHLATDAPAFAEEDWITGTTLDIGEVSLEVTGEHAGPCIRCAVPSWEPSGRDRWPELQTHLIDRHANKFGVIMRVTRAGVVTAGDAVSARPA; via the coding sequence GTGTTCGAGGGGACGGTTGCCGGGCTGCACCGCTGGCCGGTGAAGTCGTTGCGGGGCGAGGAGGTCCGCGCCGCACGCTTCGACGGACGGGGCATGGCGGGCGACCGGGCGCACGCGCTGGTCGACGGGCGGGAGAAGCGCCGCGGGAAGGTGCTGACGGTGCGCCAGAACCCGCCGATGCTCACCTGGGGCGCGGAGTACGGCGGCGACGTGATCGACCCGCCGAAGCCGCCGATACTGCACGCGCCGGACGGCCGGTCCTGGTCGTGGGACGAGCCCGGCCTGGTGGACGCGCTCGCCGGGTCGTTCGGGATGCCGGTGGAGCTGCGCGCGGCGGACGGGCAGCAGGACCGAGGCCCCACCGTGCTGGTCACGTTCGAGGCGTCGCTGGTGGCGCTCGCGGCGGAGCTCGGCAGGCCCGTCGAACTCCACCGGTTCCGCCCGAACATCCACCTGGCCACCGACGCCCCCGCCTTCGCTGAGGAGGACTGGATCACCGGGACGACGCTCGACATCGGCGAGGTGTCGCTGGAGGTGACCGGCGAGCACGCCGGACCGTGCATCCGCTGCGCGGTGCCCAGCTGGGAGCCGTCCGGCCGGGATCGGTGGCCGGAGTTGCAGACCCACCTGATCGACCGGCACGCCAACAAGTTCGGCGTGATCATGCGCGTGACGCGCGCCGGGGTGGTCACCGCCGGGGACGCCGTCTCGGCCCGTCCCGCCTGA
- a CDS encoding zinc-binding dehydrogenase, with product MRAVWLREFGGPDVLVAGEAPDPVPGPGQVLVGVTFANTTFVETQFRAGLPGPFRAEPPVIPGNGVGGVVLSGPDDLVGAPVVTSLNGSGGYAERVVVDAAAPFRVPDGLALDDAVALLADGRTATALIRAAGVSAGERVLVEAAAGGVGSLLVQLARSGGATVIAAAGGSRKTAVARDLGADVVVDYTQPDWAAQVGPVDVVFDGVGGAIGAAAFGLVRRGGRHFSYGLASGAWTEVSEEEAAARGVVLHRGPLGSPADLRAATEWILAEAAAGRVKALVGQRFLLARAADAHRAIESRATIGKTLLEV from the coding sequence ATGAGAGCGGTGTGGTTGAGGGAGTTCGGCGGGCCCGATGTGCTCGTCGCCGGTGAGGCGCCGGATCCGGTGCCCGGTCCAGGGCAGGTGCTCGTCGGTGTGACATTCGCCAACACGACGTTCGTGGAGACGCAGTTCCGGGCGGGGCTGCCGGGGCCGTTCCGCGCGGAGCCGCCGGTGATCCCGGGCAACGGGGTCGGCGGGGTGGTGCTGTCCGGACCGGATGACCTGGTGGGCGCGCCGGTGGTGACGAGCCTGAATGGGTCGGGCGGGTACGCCGAGCGGGTCGTGGTGGACGCGGCGGCGCCGTTCCGCGTGCCGGACGGCCTGGCGCTGGACGACGCGGTGGCGTTGCTGGCCGACGGCCGGACCGCGACGGCGCTGATCCGCGCGGCCGGCGTGTCGGCGGGGGAGCGGGTGCTGGTGGAGGCCGCCGCGGGTGGCGTGGGGAGCCTGCTGGTGCAGCTGGCGCGCAGCGGGGGCGCGACGGTGATCGCGGCAGCGGGCGGCTCGCGGAAGACGGCGGTGGCCCGCGACCTCGGGGCGGATGTGGTGGTCGACTACACGCAGCCGGACTGGGCCGCGCAGGTCGGCCCCGTGGACGTCGTGTTCGACGGCGTGGGCGGCGCGATCGGGGCCGCCGCGTTCGGGCTGGTGCGGCGCGGCGGGCGGCACTTCAGCTACGGCTTGGCGAGCGGCGCGTGGACGGAGGTGTCCGAAGAGGAGGCCGCCGCGCGGGGCGTGGTGTTGCACCGCGGACCGCTGGGCAGCCCGGCCGACCTGCGCGCCGCGACGGAGTGGATCCTGGCCGAGGCCGCCGCCGGACGCGTCAAAGCCCTTGTCGGACAACGCTTCCTGCTCGCCCGAGCCGCCGACGCGCACCGGGCGATCGAAAGCCGCGCCACGATCGGCAAGACACTGCTCGAAGTCTGA
- the ald gene encoding alanine dehydrogenase, which yields MRIAVPREVKKHEYRVAVTPAGVHELTARGHEVFIEAGAGLGSAISDDEYVSAGAKILATADDVWAEGEMVLKVKEPVAEEYPRLRRDQVLFTYLHLAADRPLTQALLDVGTTAIAYETVQQPSGALPLLAPMSEVAGRLAPQVGAHSLMKPSGGRGVLPGGVPGVHPARVVVIGGGVAGLNAARIALGLGSDVEILDTNVDRLRQIDHDFAGRIRTVASNAFAVEQAVLEADLVIGAVLVPGARAPKLVSTELVARMKPGSVLVDIAIDQGGCFADSHPTTHDDPTYTVHESVFYCVANMPGAVPRTSTYALTNVTLPYAVQLADHGWQAALRANGPLSLGLNAHDGALVNAPVAQAHDLPHTPLADVLA from the coding sequence GTGCGCATCGCCGTCCCCCGCGAGGTCAAGAAGCACGAGTACCGCGTCGCCGTGACCCCGGCCGGGGTGCACGAACTGACGGCGCGGGGCCACGAGGTCTTCATCGAGGCCGGCGCCGGCCTCGGGTCCGCCATCAGCGACGACGAGTACGTCTCCGCGGGCGCGAAGATCCTCGCCACCGCCGACGACGTCTGGGCCGAGGGCGAGATGGTCCTCAAGGTCAAGGAGCCGGTCGCCGAGGAGTACCCCCGGCTGCGCCGCGACCAGGTGCTGTTCACCTACCTGCACCTCGCCGCCGACCGCCCGCTCACGCAGGCCCTGCTGGACGTGGGCACGACCGCCATCGCGTACGAGACCGTGCAGCAGCCCAGCGGCGCGCTGCCGCTGCTGGCGCCGATGTCCGAGGTCGCCGGTCGGCTCGCCCCGCAGGTCGGCGCGCACTCCCTGATGAAGCCCAGTGGCGGCCGCGGCGTGCTGCCCGGCGGCGTGCCCGGGGTGCACCCGGCGCGAGTGGTCGTGATCGGCGGCGGCGTCGCCGGCCTCAACGCGGCGCGCATCGCACTCGGCCTCGGCTCGGACGTCGAGATCCTGGACACCAACGTGGACCGCCTGCGCCAGATCGACCACGACTTCGCCGGCCGCATCCGCACCGTCGCCTCGAACGCGTTCGCCGTCGAGCAGGCCGTGCTGGAGGCCGACCTGGTGATCGGCGCGGTGCTGGTGCCCGGCGCGCGGGCGCCGAAACTCGTCTCCACCGAGCTGGTCGCGCGCATGAAGCCGGGCAGCGTGCTCGTGGACATCGCGATCGACCAGGGCGGGTGCTTCGCCGACTCGCACCCGACGACGCACGACGACCCGACCTACACCGTGCACGAGTCCGTCTTCTACTGCGTGGCGAACATGCCCGGCGCGGTCCCGCGCACCAGCACCTACGCGCTGACCAACGTCACACTCCCCTACGCAGTCCAGCTGGCCGACCACGGCTGGCAGGCCGCGCTGCGTGCCAACGGCCCGCTGTCGCTCGGCCTCAACGCGCACGACGGCGCGCTGGTCAACGCCCCCGTCGCGCAGGCGCACGACCTGCCGCACACTCCGCTGGCCGACGTCCTCGCCTGA
- a CDS encoding ABC transporter ATP-binding protein: MQHDGSGRIFVQNLSKHFGPVAAVQNLSFEVRPGSVTGFLGPNGAGKTTTLRMLLGLVTPSAGVATINGRPYQQLGNPAQVVGAVLENEGFHPKRTARNHLKVYAAAIGAPDNRVEEVLGLVGLSSAADRRAGGFSLGMRQRLALATALLGNPQVLVLDEPANGLDPEGIVWLRNFLRAYAREGRTVLVSSHLLSEVEQTIDQVVIISHGVTRYYGPLDQLRSSQQSRVLVQAADANALVKALQEAGFTQVEPTPDGRVAVVGATRQQIGDLVAKSGIAVYGIEEERADLEKLFFQLTSPQYPGAQYSGAPRQPYGQPPQQGGWGGPPPPGYPPQQQYQQAPPQQGHGGWGGQG; encoded by the coding sequence ATGCAACACGACGGCAGCGGCCGGATATTCGTGCAGAACCTAAGCAAACACTTCGGCCCGGTCGCCGCGGTGCAGAATCTGAGCTTCGAGGTCCGGCCCGGCTCGGTCACCGGCTTTCTCGGCCCGAACGGCGCCGGGAAGACCACCACGTTGCGCATGTTGCTCGGCCTGGTCACGCCGTCCGCGGGTGTCGCCACCATCAACGGCCGCCCGTACCAGCAGCTGGGCAACCCGGCGCAGGTCGTGGGCGCGGTGCTGGAGAACGAGGGCTTCCACCCGAAGCGCACCGCGCGGAACCACCTGAAGGTGTACGCCGCGGCGATCGGCGCGCCGGACAACCGCGTCGAGGAGGTGCTGGGCCTGGTCGGCCTTTCCAGCGCCGCGGACCGCCGCGCGGGCGGGTTCTCGCTCGGCATGCGGCAGCGGCTGGCGCTGGCGACCGCGCTGCTCGGCAACCCGCAGGTGCTGGTGCTGGACGAGCCGGCGAACGGCCTCGACCCGGAGGGAATCGTGTGGCTGCGCAACTTCCTGCGCGCCTACGCCCGCGAAGGGCGCACCGTGCTGGTGTCGAGCCACCTGCTGTCCGAGGTGGAGCAGACAATCGACCAGGTCGTCATCATCAGTCACGGCGTCACGCGCTACTACGGCCCGCTGGACCAGCTGCGCAGCAGCCAGCAGTCGCGGGTGCTGGTGCAGGCGGCGGACGCGAACGCTCTGGTGAAAGCGCTTCAGGAGGCCGGTTTCACGCAGGTGGAGCCGACGCCGGACGGGCGCGTCGCGGTGGTCGGCGCGACCCGTCAGCAGATCGGTGATCTGGTCGCGAAGTCCGGGATCGCGGTGTACGGGATCGAGGAGGAGCGGGCGGACCTGGAGAAGCTGTTCTTCCAGCTGACCAGCCCCCAATACCCGGGAGCGCAGTACTCGGGAGCGCCGCGGCAGCCATACGGCCAGCCGCCGCAGCAGGGCGGCTGGGGCGGCCCGCCACCGCCGGGATACCCACCGCAGCAGCAGTACCAGCAAGCACCGCCGCAGCAGGGGCACGGCGGCTGGGGAGGACAGGGCTGA
- a CDS encoding ABC transporter permease subunit, which produces MGRLIKAEFRKTLSLNTWWILIIPLVLVAFWMSFAWGRITNDFADWIGSGTARIIAEQAGVSADALPVGLLSIAHGVNIAQLVPAIFGVFALAGEYNSKTITTTFLTAPNRVSALTAKMITYILWGALYGLLSFAVSALATAITVDSDRLPTGGQWLAAFGATVLAYILVTLFGIGFGAVLNKVVLAVILLIGYFLIVENVLVIAMWNTTDVLGAILPNSTANGIVGGVAAEAFGIDSINLPGGVEHWDKLGLQLSAGAPGLISWWAAALVFLAWTLVFFVGGWASNQRRDIT; this is translated from the coding sequence ATGGGCCGGTTGATCAAGGCGGAGTTCCGCAAGACGCTCAGCCTCAACACCTGGTGGATCCTGATCATCCCGCTGGTGCTGGTCGCGTTCTGGATGTCGTTCGCGTGGGGCAGGATCACCAACGACTTCGCCGACTGGATCGGCTCCGGTACCGCGCGGATCATCGCCGAGCAGGCCGGGGTGTCCGCCGACGCGCTGCCGGTCGGGCTGCTGAGCATCGCGCACGGCGTGAACATCGCGCAGCTGGTCCCGGCGATCTTCGGCGTGTTCGCGCTTGCCGGTGAGTACAACAGCAAGACGATCACGACGACGTTCCTCACGGCGCCGAACCGGGTGTCCGCGCTGACCGCGAAGATGATCACCTACATCCTGTGGGGCGCGCTCTACGGTCTGCTCAGCTTCGCGGTGTCGGCGCTGGCCACGGCCATCACGGTGGACAGCGACCGGCTGCCCACCGGCGGTCAGTGGCTCGCGGCGTTCGGCGCGACGGTGCTCGCCTACATCCTGGTGACGCTGTTCGGCATCGGGTTCGGCGCGGTGCTCAACAAGGTCGTGCTGGCCGTGATCCTGCTGATCGGGTACTTCCTGATCGTGGAGAACGTGCTGGTCATCGCGATGTGGAACACCACCGACGTGCTGGGCGCGATCCTGCCGAACAGCACCGCGAACGGCATCGTCGGCGGTGTCGCGGCGGAGGCGTTCGGCATCGACTCGATCAACCTGCCGGGTGGTGTGGAGCACTGGGACAAGCTGGGGCTGCAGCTCTCGGCCGGTGCGCCGGGCCTGATCTCGTGGTGGGCCGCCGCGCTGGTGTTCCTGGCTTGGACACTGGTGTTTTTCGTCGGTGGCTGGGCCTCCAACCAGCGCCGCGACATCACGTAG